A genomic region of Sideroxydans sp. CL21 contains the following coding sequences:
- the pssA gene encoding CDP-diacylglycerol--serine O-phosphatidyltransferase — protein MNEVEQRKHMDLRRRSIYLLPNLFTTAALFAGFYAIVQAMNGKFEYAAVSIFIAMVLDGLDGRVARLTHTQSEFGAEYDSLSDMVSFGVAPSILMYEWAFRDLGKWGWFAAFIFCAGAALRLARFNTNIDVVDKRYFQGLPSPAAAALVAGFVWVMLDNHFTGFDLRWYAALLTVFAGLSMVSNLKYYSFKSLNMRKSVPFIVIFLFVLFFIFVAQDPPLNLFLLFFGYCLSGYVMWLLGLRKPKPPTLPDSPTLP, from the coding sequence ATGAACGAAGTAGAACAGCGCAAACATATGGACCTACGTCGGCGCAGCATCTATCTGCTGCCCAACCTGTTCACCACGGCTGCGCTGTTTGCCGGATTCTATGCCATCGTGCAGGCGATGAACGGCAAGTTCGAATACGCCGCCGTGTCCATCTTCATCGCCATGGTGCTGGACGGGCTGGATGGCCGCGTGGCGCGACTGACGCATACCCAGAGCGAATTTGGCGCGGAATACGATAGTTTGTCCGACATGGTGTCGTTCGGCGTCGCACCTTCCATCCTGATGTACGAATGGGCGTTCCGTGATCTGGGCAAGTGGGGATGGTTCGCTGCTTTCATTTTCTGCGCGGGTGCGGCATTGCGTCTTGCACGTTTCAACACCAATATCGACGTGGTCGACAAACGCTACTTCCAGGGATTGCCCAGCCCGGCCGCTGCCGCGCTGGTGGCGGGATTCGTCTGGGTGATGCTGGACAACCATTTCACCGGCTTCGATTTGCGCTGGTATGCCGCTTTGCTGACCGTGTTTGCGGGCCTCTCCATGGTAAGCAACCTCAAGTACTACAGTTTCAAATCCCTCAACATGCGCAAGAGTGTGCCGTTCATCGTCATCTTCCTGTTTGTGCTGTTCTTTATTTTTGTCGCGCAGGATCCCCCGCTTAATTTGTTCCTGCTGTTCTTTGGGTACTGTCTGTCCGGCTATGTGATGTGGCTGCTCGGATTACGTAAACCGAAGCCACCGACACTCCCTGATTCCCCGACACTTCCCTGA
- a CDS encoding CBS domain-containing protein — translation MPHQQHHPFVLKTSSHIQEILEPSNEPWQVDLKDPALSVMTDFRVRAMFMVHPDETIDDALHKMKVAGLRIAFVKEKGSDKLLGAITSYDIMGEKPMRFLQSVGFSDKGVTHKDIRVSDIMEHTKDWVVAELHEIEKANVQNVLEALQKKGKTHLPVLDIMTGQQPRLRGLFSSAKILRLTEISRQKMAHTK, via the coding sequence ATGCCGCACCAACAGCATCACCCTTTTGTATTAAAGACCTCTTCACATATCCAGGAGATACTGGAACCAAGCAACGAACCATGGCAGGTCGATTTGAAAGACCCGGCCTTGTCGGTAATGACGGATTTCCGGGTGCGCGCTATGTTCATGGTTCATCCGGATGAGACCATAGACGATGCCTTGCACAAGATGAAGGTAGCCGGCCTGCGTATCGCCTTCGTGAAGGAAAAGGGTTCGGATAAGCTGCTCGGCGCTATCACTTCTTACGACATCATGGGTGAAAAGCCCATGCGTTTCCTGCAAAGCGTCGGCTTCTCGGACAAGGGCGTTACCCACAAAGACATTCGCGTCAGCGATATCATGGAACACACCAAGGACTGGGTAGTTGCCGAATTGCACGAAATCGAAAAGGCGAACGTGCAAAACGTCCTTGAAGCCTTGCAGAAAAAAGGCAAGACCCATCTCCCTGTCCTCGATATCATGACCGGACAGCAACCCAGGCTGCGCGGATTGTTTTCTTCCGCAAAAATATTGCGGTTGACCGAGATCAGTCGGCAGAAAATGGCACACACCAAGTAA
- a CDS encoding cob(I)yrinic acid a,c-diamide adenosyltransferase produces MRLSKITTRTGDDGTTGLADGTRVAKDCARITVIGSVDELNSHLGVLLAEPLPGDVQPELLRIQNDLFDLGAVLASPGAPSFDAAKLARLDAAIAHYNAGLPPLKEFILPGGTRAAALCHVARSVTRRAERDLLHMMHGETVPQEGLRYLNRLSDLLFVLSRTLNRSADQDETLWKRS; encoded by the coding sequence ATGAGACTCAGCAAAATTACCACGCGCACCGGCGACGACGGCACAACCGGATTGGCAGACGGTACGCGCGTAGCAAAGGATTGTGCCCGCATCACAGTAATCGGCAGCGTGGACGAGCTCAACAGTCATCTTGGCGTACTGCTCGCCGAACCCCTGCCGGGCGATGTACAGCCGGAATTATTGCGGATCCAGAATGACCTGTTCGACCTCGGTGCCGTACTTGCTTCACCAGGCGCACCTTCGTTCGATGCCGCCAAACTTGCCCGTCTGGATGCGGCCATCGCTCACTACAATGCCGGACTGCCGCCGCTCAAGGAATTCATTCTGCCCGGCGGGACGCGTGCTGCTGCGCTGTGTCATGTGGCGCGCAGTGTGACGCGCCGTGCCGAGCGCGATCTACTGCACATGATGCACGGCGAAACTGTGCCACAGGAAGGTTTGCGCTATCTTAACCGGCTCTCGGATCTCCTGTTCGTGCTGAGCAGGACACTTAATCGTTCTGCGGATCAAGATGAAACACTCTGGAAACGCTCTTAA
- a CDS encoding DUF1841 family protein encodes MFQPTRDEARKFLFESWRKRRVGELLTPLEDLTAQLIDKHPEYHALFDDPERNQDKDFAPDGDVVNPFLHLMMHLTIEEQISIGQPQGIREQFMRLTQKYESEHEAQHAIMDCLGEMIWQAQRNKTAPDAMIYMSCLEKQ; translated from the coding sequence ATGTTTCAGCCTACCCGTGACGAAGCAAGAAAATTCCTGTTTGAATCCTGGCGCAAACGCCGCGTCGGGGAATTGCTCACGCCGCTGGAAGACCTCACGGCTCAACTCATCGATAAGCATCCTGAGTACCACGCCCTGTTCGACGATCCCGAACGCAATCAGGACAAGGATTTCGCACCGGACGGCGACGTGGTCAACCCCTTTCTGCATCTGATGATGCACCTGACCATTGAGGAACAGATTTCCATCGGCCAGCCGCAGGGCATCCGCGAGCAGTTCATGCGCTTGACGCAGAAGTATGAATCGGAACACGAGGCGCAGCATGCGATCATGGATTGCCTGGGCGAAATGATCTGGCAGGCGCAACGCAACAAGACCGCGCCGGATGCGATGATCTATATGAGTTGCCTGGAGAAGCAGTGA
- the nth gene encoding endonuclease III has translation MNAAKRREIFLRLQAANPHPTTELEYSTPFELLVAVILSAQATDKSVNLATRELFPVANTPQSILDLGEAGLREYVQRIGLYQTKSKHIIRMCRILLEQHDGQVPQTREALEALPGVGRKTANVILNTAFGQPTIAVDTHIFRISNRTGLAPGKDVVEVEKKLVKFVPDEFKHDAHHWLILHGRYVCQARKPKCGECIIESLCEYKEKVF, from the coding sequence ATGAATGCGGCAAAACGCCGCGAGATTTTTTTACGCCTGCAAGCGGCCAATCCGCATCCCACTACCGAGCTGGAATACTCCACACCGTTCGAGTTGCTGGTCGCAGTGATCCTCTCGGCGCAGGCCACGGACAAGAGCGTCAACCTTGCCACGCGTGAACTGTTCCCGGTCGCCAACACACCGCAGTCGATACTCGACCTGGGAGAAGCCGGATTGCGCGAATACGTGCAGCGCATCGGCCTCTACCAGACCAAAAGCAAACATATCATCCGGATGTGCCGCATCCTGCTGGAACAGCATGACGGTCAGGTGCCGCAGACGCGCGAGGCGCTGGAAGCCCTGCCCGGTGTGGGCCGCAAGACCGCCAACGTGATCTTGAACACGGCCTTCGGCCAGCCCACCATTGCGGTGGATACGCATATCTTCCGCATCAGCAACCGCACCGGCCTGGCGCCCGGCAAGGACGTGGTGGAGGTCGAAAAGAAACTGGTGAAGTTTGTGCCGGATGAGTTCAAGCACGATGCGCACCACTGGCTGATCCTGCACGGGCGTTATGTGTGCCAGGCACGCAAGCCGAAGTGCGGGGAGTGCATCATTGAAAGTCTGTGCGAATACAAAGAAAAGGTATTCTGA
- a CDS encoding electron transport complex subunit E, with product MNLQEYKDIFHNGMWKQNTGVVQLLGMCPILAVSSSVVNGVSLGLATAVVMALSGAAVAPIRNFVPNEIRIPVFILIIAVLVTVVQYLMNAYMYGLYVVLGIFIPLIVTNCIVLARVEAFASKNSAATSAWDGFSMGLGLTAVLAVLGGMRELFGHGTLLSGIDLALGEATKSWVIHVIPNYKGFLLAILPPGAFIGLGMLIAGKNWLGLRAERKAKQRPLTMTPLQGATQG from the coding sequence ATGAACCTTCAGGAATACAAAGACATCTTCCACAACGGTATGTGGAAACAGAATACCGGCGTAGTTCAACTGCTCGGCATGTGCCCCATCTTGGCGGTCAGCAGTTCGGTAGTGAATGGCGTCAGCCTCGGCCTGGCAACTGCGGTCGTCATGGCATTGAGCGGCGCTGCCGTTGCGCCCATCCGCAACTTCGTGCCCAACGAGATCCGCATTCCCGTGTTCATCCTGATCATCGCGGTTTTGGTCACCGTCGTGCAATATCTGATGAACGCCTACATGTACGGACTCTATGTGGTGCTTGGCATCTTCATCCCCCTGATCGTCACCAACTGCATCGTGCTGGCGCGCGTGGAAGCCTTCGCCTCCAAAAATTCGGCCGCCACTTCAGCCTGGGACGGCTTTTCCATGGGACTCGGCTTGACCGCTGTACTCGCCGTCTTGGGAGGGATGCGTGAACTCTTTGGACATGGCACGCTGCTCTCCGGTATCGATCTCGCACTGGGCGAGGCAACGAAAAGTTGGGTGATACACGTTATTCCCAATTACAAAGGTTTCCTGCTTGCCATCCTGCCTCCCGGTGCCTTCATCGGATTGGGGATGCTCATTGCCGGCAAGAATTGGCTCGGACTGCGCGCGGAGCGCAAGGCAAAACAACGCCCATTGACGATGACTCCATTGCAAGGCGCCACACAGGGATGA
- the rsxG gene encoding electron transport complex subunit RsxG has translation MKRIARSTLQTAINLVFFAVVGTAILASVFYMTHDAIVKSEEAEKLKLITQIVPSSIFDNDIIQDTLSIPADPLLGNADSTLAYRARIKGEPSAVVLEAVAPDGYSGKINLILAVRANGELAGVRVVSHKETPGLGDYIELPKNPWIKGFDGKSREVYKDADWKVKKDGGQFDYMAGATITPRAVIKAVNKALIYFGDNRDKLFAVSAPPTNKEKTK, from the coding sequence ATGAAACGCATCGCCCGCTCCACCCTGCAAACCGCCATCAATCTGGTGTTCTTTGCCGTCGTCGGCACGGCGATATTGGCTTCGGTTTTTTATATGACACACGATGCAATCGTGAAAAGTGAAGAAGCTGAGAAACTGAAGCTCATCACGCAGATTGTGCCGTCTTCAATATTTGATAACGATATCATCCAGGACACGCTGAGCATCCCCGCCGATCCGCTACTGGGCAACGCAGACAGTACACTTGCCTATCGTGCCCGCATCAAGGGCGAGCCCTCCGCGGTGGTATTGGAAGCTGTCGCGCCGGACGGTTACAGCGGCAAGATCAATCTCATCCTGGCCGTACGCGCCAACGGAGAACTGGCCGGCGTTCGCGTGGTGTCGCACAAGGAAACGCCGGGCTTGGGCGATTACATCGAACTTCCGAAAAACCCCTGGATCAAAGGGTTTGATGGAAAGTCGCGCGAGGTGTACAAAGACGCAGACTGGAAAGTGAAGAAAGACGGCGGCCAGTTCGACTATATGGCGGGCGCCACCATTACGCCGCGTGCCGTCATCAAAGCCGTCAACAAAGCCTTGATATATTTCGGCGATAATCGCGACAAGCTGTTCGCAGTGAGTGCGCCGCCGACAAACAAGGAAAAAACTAAGTGA
- the rsxD gene encoding electron transport complex subunit RsxD — MWSSPFITQPSSVSQIMLRVLIALIPGIALYVWYFGPAILVSIALASVTALATEAVMLKLRQRPLKPFLSDNSALLTAWLLALSIPALAPWWLVVVGTGFAIAISKHLYGGLGNNPFNPAMIGYAVLIISFPVHMTHWITPHGMGGIELSFGEQLDYIFNGVLPDGLKLDAVTMATPLDTLKTQLHLGLSVNDIRDMPIYGHLAGKGSEMVAIGFAIGGLYLLSIRIISWHLPVAFLATLFATAGLFHLVDPVHYVTPLFHWFSGAAILGAFFILTDPVTSPTTAKGKLIFAAGAGLLTYLIRAFGGFPDGMAFATLLMNICVPLIDAWTQPKVFGKKGEGK, encoded by the coding sequence ATGTGGTCATCGCCTTTCATCACCCAGCCCAGCAGCGTCAGCCAGATCATGTTGCGGGTCCTCATCGCGCTGATTCCCGGCATCGCGCTGTATGTCTGGTATTTCGGACCGGCAATCCTGGTATCGATCGCACTGGCCTCCGTCACGGCACTGGCGACCGAAGCCGTCATGCTCAAGCTGCGCCAGCGCCCGCTCAAACCCTTCCTGTCCGACAACAGCGCCTTGCTCACCGCCTGGTTGCTGGCGCTGTCCATCCCTGCGCTCGCACCGTGGTGGCTGGTGGTGGTCGGCACCGGCTTTGCCATCGCCATCTCCAAACACCTGTACGGGGGGCTGGGCAACAATCCGTTCAACCCGGCGATGATCGGTTATGCCGTGCTCATCATCTCCTTCCCGGTACACATGACGCACTGGATCACACCGCACGGAATGGGCGGCATCGAACTGTCGTTCGGAGAACAGCTGGACTACATTTTCAATGGCGTACTACCTGACGGCTTGAAGCTGGATGCGGTGACCATGGCGACACCGCTGGATACGCTGAAGACGCAATTGCACCTCGGCTTATCGGTGAACGACATCCGCGACATGCCTATCTACGGCCATCTGGCAGGCAAAGGCAGCGAGATGGTGGCGATCGGCTTCGCGATCGGCGGCCTCTACTTGCTCTCCATCCGCATCATCTCCTGGCATCTGCCGGTTGCGTTCCTTGCGACCCTGTTCGCCACGGCAGGCCTGTTCCATCTGGTCGATCCGGTGCATTACGTCACGCCTTTGTTCCACTGGTTTTCCGGCGCAGCGATACTGGGCGCATTTTTTATCCTGACCGATCCTGTCACTTCGCCGACGACTGCCAAAGGCAAGCTGATCTTCGCCGCCGGCGCGGGCCTGCTTACTTACCTTATCCGTGCTTTTGGCGGCTTCCCGGACGGCATGGCTTTTGCCACGCTGCTGATGAATATCTGCGTGCCGCTGATCGATGCCTGGACACAACCCAAGGTGTTCGGCAAGAAAGGAGAAGGCAAATGA
- the rsxC gene encoding electron transport complex subunit RsxC: MRPLFKFHGGVHPATHKAESTRTPIALAPIPSKLVIPLHQHVGNRAVPVVQVGERVLKGQIIGRPEGRLSSAVHASTSGTVSAIDMQLVAHHSGLPDLCVTLIPDGKDEWIAHSGVDYKQTEHTDLRHRLRQAGVVGLGGAVFPSDMKSYSHKHKIKTLVLNGAECEPYITCDDLLMRERAGDILRGAEVLRELLYAEEVLVGIEDNKPEAIAAMQQAVLDAKHTHMEVIAVPTLYPGGGAKQLIRVLTGIEVAAGVRSTEMGVQCFNVATAYCVWRAITFGEPLLSRIVTVTGNVEHAQNYEVLLGTPVDELVALAGSKPDTDRHIMGGPMMGVDLPSGSVGVTKATNCIIESSPKLFPPPPPALPCIRCTRCADVCPAELQPQDLYWYAKAKDFGKTQEYHLFDCIECGACAYVCPSQIPLVQYYRFAKSEIWQREREAQAADLARERHEYRLQRIEREKQEKAERLAQKEKAALAAKPVSPALVPVAPGTDPEDTMQMRIDAAIARAKEQAATAQPKNIDALTPQQQAEIAEIEARRAKFQEMATSAGADDDTPKHK, translated from the coding sequence ATGAGACCGTTGTTCAAATTCCACGGCGGCGTCCACCCGGCCACGCATAAAGCCGAATCGACGCGCACTCCGATCGCGCTGGCGCCGATCCCCTCTAAACTGGTGATCCCGCTGCACCAGCATGTGGGCAATCGCGCCGTGCCGGTGGTGCAGGTCGGCGAGCGCGTGCTCAAGGGCCAGATCATCGGCAGGCCGGAAGGGCGCCTTTCCAGCGCGGTGCATGCTTCCACCTCCGGGACGGTCAGCGCCATCGACATGCAACTGGTCGCCCATCATTCCGGACTGCCGGATTTGTGCGTCACCCTGATACCGGACGGCAAGGATGAATGGATAGCGCACAGCGGCGTGGACTACAAGCAGACCGAGCACACCGATCTGCGCCACCGGCTGCGGCAGGCAGGCGTAGTCGGCCTGGGTGGTGCCGTATTCCCCAGCGACATGAAGTCGTACTCGCACAAGCACAAGATCAAGACGCTGGTGCTCAACGGTGCCGAGTGCGAGCCTTACATCACCTGCGACGACTTGCTGATGCGCGAACGCGCCGGCGACATCCTGCGCGGTGCCGAAGTGCTGCGCGAACTGCTGTATGCGGAAGAAGTGCTGGTCGGCATCGAGGACAACAAACCGGAAGCCATCGCCGCGATGCAACAGGCCGTGCTGGACGCCAAGCATACGCACATGGAAGTGATCGCCGTGCCCACGCTGTACCCGGGTGGCGGCGCCAAGCAGCTCATCCGCGTGCTGACCGGCATTGAAGTCGCCGCCGGCGTGCGCTCCACCGAGATGGGCGTGCAATGCTTCAATGTCGCCACGGCCTACTGCGTCTGGCGCGCGATCACATTCGGGGAGCCGCTGCTGTCGCGTATCGTCACCGTCACCGGCAATGTCGAGCATGCGCAGAACTATGAAGTGCTGCTGGGCACACCGGTGGACGAACTGGTCGCACTGGCCGGCAGCAAGCCCGATACCGATCGCCACATCATGGGAGGCCCGATGATGGGCGTGGACCTGCCGTCCGGCTCGGTGGGCGTGACCAAGGCGACCAACTGCATCATCGAGTCGTCGCCCAAGCTGTTTCCGCCGCCGCCGCCCGCCCTGCCCTGCATACGCTGCACGCGCTGCGCCGACGTTTGCCCGGCCGAGCTGCAACCGCAGGATCTCTACTGGTATGCCAAGGCCAAGGATTTCGGCAAGACGCAGGAATACCACCTGTTCGACTGCATCGAATGCGGCGCCTGCGCCTACGTCTGCCCCAGCCAGATACCGCTGGTCCAGTATTACCGTTTCGCAAAGAGCGAGATATGGCAGCGCGAACGCGAGGCCCAGGCGGCCGATCTCGCGCGTGAACGGCACGAGTATCGCCTGCAGCGCATCGAGCGCGAAAAGCAGGAGAAAGCCGAGCGCCTCGCTCAAAAGGAGAAAGCCGCGCTCGCCGCAAAGCCGGTCTCCCCGGCACTGGTACCCGTCGCTCCCGGCACCGACCCGGAAGACACCATGCAGATGCGCATCGATGCCGCCATCGCACGCGCAAAAGAACAGGCCGCGACTGCGCAACCTAAGAACATTGACGCATTGACGCCGCAACAGCAGGCCGAGATCGCCGAGATCGAAGCCCGTCGCGCAAAATTCCAGGAAATGGCAACCAGTGCCGGCGCGGACGACGATACGCCGAAACACAAATAG
- the rsxB gene encoding electron transport complex subunit RsxB — protein MIAALWVMVGISLLLGAVLGFSAIKFKVEGNPLVEKIDAVLPQTQCGQCGYPGCKPYAEAIAKGDANINKCPPGGEEGIRKLADLLGVEYVPFGEGAAPKAKAVAFIDEQTCIGCTLCLQACPVDAIVGAAKQMHTIIASECTGCELCVAPCPVDCISMQPLGEDITNWKWDYPTIPIVQVAAR, from the coding sequence ATGATTGCTGCACTTTGGGTGATGGTCGGCATCTCGTTGCTGCTTGGAGCGGTGTTGGGTTTTTCCGCGATCAAGTTCAAGGTCGAGGGCAATCCGCTGGTAGAGAAGATTGATGCCGTGCTGCCGCAGACGCAGTGCGGCCAATGCGGTTATCCCGGCTGCAAGCCCTATGCCGAAGCCATCGCCAAAGGCGACGCCAACATCAACAAGTGTCCTCCCGGCGGTGAAGAAGGCATACGCAAACTGGCCGATCTGCTTGGCGTCGAATATGTGCCGTTCGGCGAGGGTGCAGCCCCCAAGGCCAAGGCAGTCGCCTTCATCGACGAGCAGACCTGCATCGGTTGTACCCTTTGCCTGCAAGCCTGCCCGGTCGATGCCATCGTCGGCGCTGCAAAACAGATGCATACCATCATCGCCTCCGAATGCACCGGTTGCGAACTGTGTGTCGCGCCCTGCCCGGTGGATTGCATCAGCATGCAGCCCCTCGGCGAAGACATCACCAACTGGAAATGGGACTACCCGACCATTCCCATCGTACAGGTTGCCGCAAGATGA
- the rsxA gene encoding electron transport complex subunit RsxA produces MTEYLLILVSTVFVNNIVMVKILGLCPFMGVSKKLEAAIGMGAATTFVLTLGSGASYLIEHYLLGPNLAYLTTLSFIVVIAGIVQFTEMAVKKTSPELYQILGIYLPLITTNCAVLGIPLLNVQAKHDFMQSLLFGFGGAMGFTLVMILFAGIRERLEGADVPGIFKGSAIAMVTAGLMSLSFMGFSGLVK; encoded by the coding sequence ATGACAGAATACTTACTCATCCTTGTCAGTACGGTGTTTGTGAATAACATTGTGATGGTGAAGATACTCGGGCTGTGCCCGTTCATGGGCGTGTCCAAAAAGCTGGAGGCGGCAATCGGTATGGGCGCCGCCACGACTTTCGTGTTGACGCTGGGTTCCGGTGCCAGCTACCTGATCGAACATTACCTGCTCGGCCCCAATCTCGCTTACCTCACCACGCTGTCGTTCATCGTGGTTATCGCCGGGATTGTTCAATTTACAGAAATGGCAGTCAAAAAGACCAGCCCGGAGCTGTACCAGATTCTTGGCATTTATCTCCCCCTCATCACCACCAACTGCGCGGTGCTCGGCATCCCCCTGCTCAACGTGCAGGCCAAGCATGATTTCATGCAGTCGCTGCTGTTCGGCTTTGGCGGTGCGATGGGCTTCACGCTGGTGATGATCCTGTTCGCCGGTATCCGCGAGCGCCTGGAAGGCGCCGACGTTCCCGGAATCTTCAAGGGTTCGGCCATTGCCATGGTCACCGCCGGACTGATGAGCTTGTCATTCATGGGGTTCTCGGGCCTGGTGAAATGA
- a CDS encoding potassium transporter Kup: MKHANKKASTGSLALAALGVVYGDIGTSPLYAFKEAFVGPHGLTPNEPNVLATLSALFWAMMLIISIKYVWIMLKFDNDGEGGVLALTALANRSSKGTARWKMWIVTAGIFAAALFYGDALITPAISVLSAVEGISVATPAFEQFIIPITVGVLTGLFFIQRHGTGSMGKLFGPITLLWFGALAVLGALSIAQNPGVLHALNPMYAIHFALEHPAGMFMLLSAVFLALTGGEALYADMGHFGSKPIQMAWFGLVCPALLINYFGQGALVLRSADAIQNPFYLLSPEWFMLPLVVLATAATVIASQATISGAYSMTLQAMRMGYLPRLYIQHTSDSQRGQIYIPAVNWMMMVGVIVLVFQFGSSNALAAAYGIAVSGTMIITTLLAIFVTIMVPGRVRALLLPALLIFVLLELMFFSSNLTKLFHGGWMPLAFGLFLFLLLSTWKRGSSLISEQRRKIDIPMSLFISGTQPEVPRVPGTAVYLTADPTMVPSALFHNLKHFKVLHEQTLFLHVVTEDVPYIELPERLKVTQLAPGMYDVALHFGFRQEVDIPMALQGLGAHGVELEPMSTTFFVARSNVADGPGGMSAWRCALFSWMTRQSEGATSFFNLPPNQVVELGTKVML; the protein is encoded by the coding sequence ATGAAGCATGCGAATAAAAAGGCTTCGACAGGATCACTGGCGCTAGCCGCGCTCGGCGTGGTGTACGGCGACATCGGCACCAGTCCATTGTATGCATTCAAGGAAGCTTTCGTTGGACCGCACGGGTTGACCCCTAACGAGCCGAACGTGCTGGCAACCTTATCCGCATTGTTCTGGGCGATGATGCTGATCATCTCGATCAAATACGTGTGGATCATGCTCAAGTTCGACAACGACGGCGAGGGCGGAGTACTCGCTCTGACTGCACTCGCAAACCGTTCGTCAAAGGGTACCGCGCGCTGGAAAATGTGGATCGTCACGGCGGGCATCTTTGCGGCAGCCTTGTTTTACGGCGATGCGCTGATCACTCCGGCAATCTCTGTGCTCTCGGCGGTGGAAGGTATCAGCGTCGCCACACCGGCATTCGAGCAATTCATCATCCCGATCACCGTCGGCGTGCTCACCGGCCTGTTCTTTATCCAGCGGCACGGTACGGGCAGCATGGGCAAGTTATTCGGCCCCATCACATTGCTGTGGTTCGGGGCTCTGGCCGTTCTCGGCGCCCTCAGCATCGCACAAAACCCCGGCGTGCTACATGCCCTGAATCCGATGTATGCCATCCATTTCGCGTTGGAACATCCGGCAGGCATGTTCATGCTGCTGTCCGCCGTGTTCCTGGCGCTCACCGGCGGCGAGGCACTGTATGCAGACATGGGGCATTTTGGCTCCAAACCGATTCAGATGGCGTGGTTCGGACTGGTGTGTCCGGCGTTGCTCATTAACTATTTCGGACAAGGGGCGCTCGTATTGCGTTCGGCTGATGCCATCCAGAATCCTTTCTATCTGTTATCGCCCGAATGGTTCATGCTGCCCCTGGTTGTATTGGCCACTGCCGCCACAGTGATCGCCTCGCAGGCCACCATTTCCGGCGCTTATTCGATGACCCTGCAAGCCATGCGCATGGGCTATCTACCGCGTCTGTACATCCAGCACACCTCCGATTCGCAGCGCGGACAGATCTACATTCCCGCCGTGAACTGGATGATGATGGTCGGCGTGATTGTCCTCGTGTTCCAGTTCGGCTCCTCCAACGCACTTGCTGCCGCCTACGGTATCGCCGTGTCCGGCACCATGATCATCACCACCTTGCTGGCCATTTTCGTCACCATTATGGTGCCGGGACGGGTGCGTGCCCTGCTGTTGCCCGCATTGCTGATATTCGTGTTGCTGGAGCTGATGTTTTTCAGCTCCAATCTGACCAAGCTCTTTCACGGCGGCTGGATGCCGCTGGCGTTCGGCCTCTTCCTGTTCCTGCTGCTCTCGACCTGGAAACGCGGCAGTTCGCTGATCTCCGAGCAACGGCGCAAGATCGATATCCCGATGTCCCTGTTCATCTCCGGCACACAACCAGAAGTACCGCGCGTGCCGGGTACGGCGGTCTACCTGACGGCCGACCCGACCATGGTCCCCAGTGCGCTGTTCCACAACCTGAAGCACTTCAAGGTATTGCATGAGCAGACCCTGTTCCTGCATGTGGTGACCGAGGACGTGCCTTACATCGAGTTGCCCGAGCGCCTGAAAGTCACCCAGCTCGCACCCGGCATGTACGATGTCGCTTTGCATTTCGGTTTCCGCCAGGAAGTGGACATCCCCATGGCATTGCAGGGTTTGGGGGCACACGGGGTGGAACTCGAACCGATGTCCACCACCTTCTTCGTTGCGCGATCCAATGTCGCGGACGGTCCCGGCGGCATGTCCGCCTGGCGTTGCGCGCTGTTCTCATGGATGACGCGCCAATCGGAAGGCGCGACGAGCTTCTTCAATCTCCCACCCAACCAAGTGGTTGAACTCGGCACTAAGGTAATGCTGTAG
- the kdpF gene encoding K(+)-transporting ATPase subunit F, whose protein sequence is MTFFYIVGAIVALLLVVYLVVALLKPELF, encoded by the coding sequence ATGACCTTCTTCTATATCGTCGGCGCCATCGTAGCCTTGCTACTGGTGGTTTATCTCGTCGTTGCCTTGCTTAAACCGGAGTTGTTCTGA